The following are encoded together in the Streptomyces sp. NBC_00341 genome:
- a CDS encoding dihydrodipicolinate reductase — translation MISTVVWGTGNVGRAAIRAVEAHPALNLAHVLVHDPGKVGRDAGDLAGTGRDLGVAATDDIDAVLATAPGAVVYAASGDIRPDEALADITRAVRTGAVVVTPALYALYDQRSAPPELREPVLAAVADGGGSLFVSGVDPGWGNDVLPLMISGLGSTVDAIRCQEIFDYSTYDQPDAVRDLIGMGHPMEYEPLMLAASVPTMVWGGQLRLMARALGVELDDIRETMARRPLETTVTTRTMGVFEAGTQGAVRFEVQGIVEGEPRIVIEHVTRIHPSCAPDWPSPPDGAGAHRVIIEGRPRIEVTVEATDEDENRSAGGNATAVGRLVNAIDWLVDAEPGLYDALDVPLRPAAGRLGRKQS, via the coding sequence ATGATTTCCACGGTGGTCTGGGGAACCGGCAATGTCGGCCGCGCGGCCATCCGCGCCGTCGAGGCCCATCCGGCCCTGAATCTGGCGCATGTGCTTGTTCACGACCCGGGCAAGGTGGGCCGCGACGCGGGCGACCTCGCCGGGACCGGCCGCGATCTGGGCGTCGCGGCGACCGACGACATCGACGCGGTGCTGGCCACCGCTCCCGGCGCGGTGGTGTACGCGGCCTCGGGGGACATCCGCCCCGACGAGGCCCTCGCCGACATCACCAGGGCCGTCCGGACCGGGGCGGTGGTCGTCACCCCCGCCCTGTACGCCCTCTACGACCAGCGGAGCGCCCCGCCCGAGCTGCGCGAACCGGTCCTGGCCGCTGTCGCGGACGGCGGCGGCTCACTGTTCGTCTCCGGCGTCGACCCCGGCTGGGGCAACGACGTGCTGCCCCTGATGATCAGCGGACTCGGCAGCACGGTCGACGCGATCCGCTGCCAGGAGATCTTCGACTACTCCACCTATGACCAGCCCGACGCGGTCCGTGACCTGATCGGCATGGGACACCCCATGGAGTACGAGCCGCTGATGCTCGCGGCCTCCGTCCCGACGATGGTGTGGGGCGGGCAGCTGCGGCTGATGGCCAGGGCGCTGGGCGTGGAGCTCGACGACATCCGCGAGACCATGGCCCGGCGGCCGCTGGAGACGACGGTCACCACCCGGACCATGGGCGTGTTCGAGGCGGGCACCCAGGGCGCGGTGCGGTTCGAGGTGCAGGGCATCGTCGAGGGCGAGCCCCGCATCGTCATCGAGCACGTCACCCGCATCCACCCGTCCTGCGCCCCGGACTGGCCGTCGCCGCCCGACGGCGCAGGTGCGCACCGCGTGATCATCGAGGGCCGTCCGCGCATCGAGGTCACCGTCGAGGCCACCGACGAGGACGAGAACCGCTCGGCGGGCGGCAACGCCACCGCGGTCGGCCGGCTGGTGAACGCCATCGACTGGCTGGTGGACGCGGAACCCGGACTCTACGACGCACTCGACGTCCCCCTGCGCCCCGCAGCCGGCCGGCTCGGAAGGAAGCAGTCATGA
- a CDS encoding epoxide hydrolase family protein → MTDRRNTEITPFRPVVPDHEINDLRERLSRARLPEQETAPGWAQGIPLDYLTELIRYWRDEYDWRRLEGELASRGQSHTVVDGLGIHFLHVRSSRPDARPLLITHGWPGSVVETLDVIDALTEPGEGEPAFHLVIPSLPGFGYSEKPADAGWGIERIADAWVSLMARLGHDRFLVQGGDWGAMVTITIAVRHPERVSMMHTLVPWAPRPDGFDDTTLTPTERRWLEEYAEFGRSGRAYALQQSTSPQTIGYALVDSPTAQLAWIAEKFFEFSDSETNPEEAVSRDRILDDVSLYWFTRTGASAARLYWESFRGLGMPDQNIPVTVPAAVTVFPRDLQKLPRSWVEERYRDLRYWSVAERGGHFPMLEVPEAFCAETRVAFAHAPA, encoded by the coding sequence ATGACCGACCGACGGAATACGGAGATCACCCCATTCCGACCCGTGGTACCGGATCACGAGATCAACGACCTGAGAGAACGCCTCAGCCGAGCCCGGCTCCCTGAACAGGAGACGGCGCCCGGCTGGGCACAGGGCATCCCCCTCGACTACCTCACCGAGCTCATCCGCTACTGGCGCGACGAGTACGACTGGCGGCGCCTGGAGGGCGAGCTGGCCTCGCGCGGACAGTCGCACACGGTCGTCGACGGCCTCGGCATCCACTTCCTCCATGTCCGGTCCTCACGACCGGATGCTCGTCCGCTGCTGATCACGCACGGTTGGCCGGGCTCGGTCGTCGAGACCCTCGACGTGATCGACGCGCTCACCGAGCCGGGCGAGGGCGAGCCCGCCTTCCACCTCGTCATCCCGTCCCTGCCCGGATTCGGGTACTCCGAGAAGCCGGCCGATGCGGGGTGGGGCATCGAGCGCATCGCCGACGCCTGGGTCTCGCTGATGGCCCGGCTCGGCCACGACCGTTTCCTCGTTCAGGGCGGCGACTGGGGCGCCATGGTCACGATCACGATCGCCGTGCGCCACCCCGAGCGGGTTTCTATGATGCACACCCTTGTGCCGTGGGCTCCGCGCCCCGACGGATTCGACGACACCACCCTCACGCCGACCGAGCGGCGCTGGCTCGAGGAGTACGCCGAGTTCGGGCGCTCGGGGCGCGCCTACGCGCTCCAGCAGTCCACAAGCCCGCAGACGATCGGATACGCGCTGGTCGACTCGCCGACCGCCCAGCTCGCCTGGATCGCGGAGAAGTTCTTCGAGTTCTCCGACTCGGAGACCAACCCCGAGGAGGCGGTGTCCCGGGACCGCATCCTCGACGACGTCTCGCTGTACTGGTTCACCCGCACCGGTGCGTCCGCGGCCCGGCTGTACTGGGAGAGCTTCCGCGGTCTCGGCATGCCGGACCAGAACATTCCCGTGACGGTGCCGGCTGCCGTGACGGTCTTCCCGCGCGACCTTCAGAAGCTGCCCCGCTCATGGGTCGAGGAACGCTACCGCGACCTGCGCTACTGGAGCGTGGCCGAGCGCGGGGGCCACTTCCCGATGCTCGAAGTGCCCGAAGCCTTCTGCGCGGAGACCCGTGTGGCATTCGCCCACGCTCCGGCGTGA
- a CDS encoding FABP family protein, with translation MFDPAQQHPYPDAFRPDAAPAPHALLAPLSGFLGTWAGRGSGEYPTLAEEFRYAQQVTFSHDGRPFLHYEARAWLLDADGAPLRPSARESGWWRMQEDGRVEALITQPTGVAEILTGRAADGAADLATHQVALAPTAKEVSATRRRYTLTDDGTLEFVHDLAAVGRPLQHHLSARLRREGGSRPH, from the coding sequence ATGTTCGACCCCGCCCAGCAGCACCCGTATCCCGACGCGTTCCGGCCGGACGCAGCGCCTGCCCCGCACGCTCTGCTCGCACCGTTGAGCGGGTTCCTGGGTACCTGGGCCGGACGGGGCAGCGGTGAGTACCCGACGCTCGCCGAGGAGTTCCGGTACGCGCAGCAGGTGACCTTCAGCCACGACGGGCGGCCCTTCCTCCATTACGAGGCGCGCGCCTGGCTGCTCGACGCGGACGGCGCCCCGCTGCGGCCGTCCGCACGGGAGAGCGGCTGGTGGCGGATGCAGGAGGACGGGCGGGTGGAGGCGCTGATCACTCAGCCCACCGGTGTCGCGGAGATCCTGACGGGCCGTGCGGCCGACGGCGCGGCCGACCTCGCCACCCATCAGGTCGCTCTCGCGCCCACCGCCAAGGAGGTCAGCGCCACCCGCCGCCGCTACACGCTGACGGACGACGGCACGCTCGAATTCGTCCACGACCTCGCGGCGGTCGGCCGGCCGCTCCAGCACCACCTTTCGGCGCGGCTCCGGCGCGAGGGCGGCAGCCGGCCGCACTGA
- a CDS encoding alpha/beta fold hydrolase, translated as MFLDTDGATLYYEVRGSGPLLLVSQSGEGDADRSTDLVDRLVDSWTVVTYDRRGLSRSTLDDPGQRITMAQHADDVHRLLAELADEPALMLGCSMGAAIGLHLAITHPEQLGLLVAHDPVAPPLLPTGERERHRAELAHLQDVYRDGGLAAAFPEIARVLGIDPARQETEPELTPMPLTPRRVANFGFFIERDFTAVIESELDREALRATPVRIVPASGSTTASSVFVGQCAQSLAELVGREVVPFPGGHNGNTTHPRAFAARLRNVLSGV; from the coding sequence ATGTTCCTCGACACCGATGGCGCCACGCTCTACTACGAAGTCCGCGGCTCCGGCCCCCTGCTGCTCGTCTCCCAGAGCGGTGAGGGCGATGCCGATCGCAGCACCGACCTGGTCGACCGGCTCGTGGACAGCTGGACCGTGGTCACCTACGACCGCCGGGGCCTCTCCCGCAGCACGCTCGACGATCCCGGACAGCGCATCACCATGGCGCAGCACGCCGACGACGTGCACCGGCTGCTGGCCGAACTGGCCGATGAGCCCGCCCTGATGCTCGGGTGCAGCATGGGCGCCGCCATCGGGCTGCATCTGGCGATCACCCACCCCGAACAGCTCGGGCTGCTCGTGGCGCACGACCCGGTCGCACCGCCCCTGCTGCCCACCGGAGAGCGCGAGCGACACCGCGCCGAGCTGGCGCATCTTCAGGATGTCTACCGCGACGGCGGTCTGGCAGCGGCCTTCCCCGAGATCGCCCGGGTCCTCGGCATCGATCCGGCGCGCCAGGAGACCGAGCCGGAGCTCACACCGATGCCGCTCACCCCGCGCCGTGTCGCCAACTTCGGCTTCTTCATCGAGCGCGACTTCACCGCGGTCATCGAATCCGAGCTCGACCGGGAAGCGCTGCGGGCGACTCCCGTACGTATCGTGCCCGCGAGCGGCAGCACCACGGCGTCATCCGTCTTCGTCGGACAGTGCGCACAGAGCCTCGCCGAGCTGGTCGGCCGGGAGGTCGTCCCGTTCCCCGGCGGGCACAACGGCAACACCACGCATCCGCGGGCGTTCGCGGCGCGGCTGCGGAACGTGCTGTCCGGGGTATGA
- a CDS encoding carboxymuconolactone decarboxylase family protein, whose protein sequence is MIIDIPEGQEPIGYVWGDMVPGIGMAAANFSLSVYEHTSLGLREFEAARLRIAQINGCLFCLDWRTERDGEKVEEEFADAVDEWRTAEAFDDRTRLAAEYAERYALDHHGLDEEFWTRMTAHYSQREIVELSMSIGSWLAFGRLNHVLGLDAVCVLPGH, encoded by the coding sequence ATGATCATCGACATCCCCGAGGGCCAGGAGCCGATCGGATACGTGTGGGGCGACATGGTCCCCGGAATCGGGATGGCCGCCGCGAACTTCTCCCTGTCGGTGTACGAGCACACCTCACTGGGCCTGCGGGAGTTCGAGGCCGCCCGGCTGCGGATCGCCCAGATCAACGGGTGCCTGTTCTGCCTGGACTGGCGCACGGAACGGGACGGCGAGAAGGTCGAGGAGGAGTTCGCCGACGCGGTGGACGAGTGGCGCACCGCCGAGGCCTTCGACGACCGGACCCGGCTGGCCGCCGAGTACGCGGAACGGTACGCGCTGGACCACCACGGTCTGGACGAGGAGTTCTGGACCCGGATGACCGCGCACTACAGCCAGCGCGAGATCGTCGAGCTGAGCATGAGCATCGGCTCCTGGCTGGCGTTCGGCCGCCTCAACCACGTACTGGGTCTCGACGCCGTGTGCGTGCTGCCCGGCCACTGA
- a CDS encoding LysM peptidoglycan-binding domain-containing protein — translation MPITGKYRRFKSTTLTRGFIAVSTGGVVLALPLIGAGSASAAPAHPTVAEKSASSTPFAAKGIAAHKAESTVYSVVSGDSLSKIARGHSLSGGWERLYQDNRSTVGGNPDLIHPGLKLTIGAKSVAVAPKAAPTAESKAKPATEAKPATDAAQSSDRSEGTDRADRSQRTVVPVAEKTTGTTATETAATAPAQAATAYTDDLDGWIKESLAVMAQNGIPGSYDSIYRNVIRESSGNPQIVNNWDSNAVAGTPSKGLLQVIQPTFEAYHVAGTSTDILDPVANITAACNYAAATYGSIDNVFGAY, via the coding sequence ATGCCCATCACGGGTAAGTACCGTCGTTTCAAGTCCACCACCCTGACCCGCGGTTTCATCGCCGTGAGCACGGGCGGAGTCGTTCTCGCGCTCCCCCTGATCGGGGCCGGATCGGCTTCTGCCGCACCGGCACACCCCACCGTCGCGGAAAAGTCGGCGTCCTCGACCCCCTTTGCTGCCAAGGGAATTGCGGCCCACAAGGCGGAGTCCACCGTCTATTCCGTGGTCTCCGGCGATTCGCTTTCCAAGATCGCCCGGGGGCATTCCCTCAGCGGTGGCTGGGAGCGGCTCTACCAGGACAACCGGAGTACGGTCGGTGGAAACCCCGACCTGATTCACCCGGGCCTCAAGCTGACCATCGGTGCCAAGTCCGTTGCCGTAGCGCCGAAGGCGGCTCCCACCGCCGAATCGAAGGCAAAGCCCGCGACCGAGGCGAAGCCCGCGACCGACGCCGCCCAGTCGTCCGACCGGTCCGAGGGGACCGACCGCGCCGACCGCTCCCAGCGGACGGTCGTGCCCGTCGCGGAGAAGACCACCGGGACCACCGCCACCGAGACCGCGGCCACCGCTCCCGCGCAGGCCGCGACGGCGTACACCGACGACCTCGACGGCTGGATCAAGGAGTCGCTCGCCGTGATGGCCCAGAACGGCATCCCGGGCAGCTACGACAGCATCTACCGCAACGTGATCCGCGAGTCCTCCGGCAACCCGCAGATCGTGAACAACTGGGACTCGAACGCCGTCGCCGGCACGCCCTCCAAGGGTCTCCTCCAGGTGATCCAGCCCACCTTCGAGGCCTACCACGTGGCCGGTACGTCGACGGACATCCTCGACCCGGTCGCCAACATCACCGCCGCGTGCAACTACGCCGCGGCCACCTACGGCTCGATCGACAACGTCTTCGGCGCCTACTGA